Proteins encoded within one genomic window of Cucumis sativus cultivar 9930 chromosome 3, Cucumber_9930_V3, whole genome shotgun sequence:
- the LOC101203765 gene encoding pleiotropic drug resistance protein 2 — protein sequence MATTVVDDEEELLWAAIERLPTYDRMRKGMLRQAVENGRVVYDEVDVRRMGFEERKGLMERMVKVVEEDNEEFLRWIRDRMDRVGIEIPKIEIRFEKLSVEGDVYVGSRAHPNLINVALNTFEVIVLIYLVY from the exons ATGGCGACTACTGTAGTGGACGACGAGGAAGAGCTCCTATGGGCGGCGATTGAGCGACTTCCGACTTACGATCGGATGCGTAAGGGAATGCTCCGACAAGCGGTGGAGAATGGGAGAGTTGTTTACGATGAAGTGGATGTGAGGAGGATGGGTTTTGAGGAGAGGAAAGGATTGATGGAAAGAATGGTGAAGGTTGTTGAAGAAGATAACGAGGAATTTCTGAGATGGATTAGAGACAGAATGGATCG AGTTGGGATTGAAATTCCAAAGATCGAAATTCgttttgagaaattgtcaGTTGAAGGAGATGTTTACGTCGGGAGTAGAGCTCACCCGAATTTGATCAACGTCGCACTCAACACTTTTGAggtaattgttttaatatatttagtttattag